From Methanobacterium congolense, one genomic window encodes:
- a CDS encoding alpha/beta fold hydrolase: MNIKKRSVVVDGINIIFYESFAQQSDNPLILLHGGGLDSALLSYGSIMATLGEKYHIIAPDMPGYGKSDKPDVPYTIEWYHEFLDNLLIVLGYEKIDLAGLSLGGGIALSYSLNHPEKVRKLVLIAPYGLTDKIPYAKITKWLLEHPSIYDSINNLTLSNKMLLKTSLKRIMVNPEAMTEALVEQVMLAGSDSKSSQAWRTFQLSEVKKSKLRTCFIDELNNLIMPVLLLTGKKDSLVPSRDVERAHTLIPHSKLVELEDCGHWLPRDRSPEFIQALDDFLK; the protein is encoded by the coding sequence ATGAATATTAAAAAGCGTTCAGTTGTGGTTGATGGCATCAATATTATATTCTATGAATCATTTGCCCAACAATCAGACAATCCCCTGATTTTACTGCATGGCGGAGGGCTTGACTCCGCATTACTTTCCTATGGGAGCATTATGGCAACTTTAGGTGAAAAATATCATATTATTGCCCCAGATATGCCTGGATATGGTAAGAGTGATAAGCCGGATGTCCCTTACACCATAGAATGGTATCATGAATTTTTGGATAATTTATTAATAGTTTTAGGATATGAAAAAATTGATCTGGCAGGTTTATCACTGGGTGGTGGTATTGCACTGAGTTATTCCCTCAATCATCCAGAAAAAGTTAGAAAACTGGTTTTAATTGCCCCTTACGGGCTGACTGATAAAATTCCCTATGCTAAAATTACAAAATGGTTACTGGAACATCCCAGTATCTACGACAGTATAAATAATCTGACTCTTTCTAATAAAATGCTTTTAAAGACCAGTTTGAAAAGAATCATGGTAAATCCCGAGGCAATGACAGAAGCCCTTGTGGAACAAGTTATGTTGGCCGGAAGTGACTCCAAGAGCAGTCAAGCCTGGAGAACATTTCAACTAAGCGAAGTTAAAAAATCAAAGCTTAGAACATGTTTTATTGATGAATTAAATAATCTAATAATGCCCGTACTCCTTTTAACTGGGAAAAAAGATTCTTTGGTACCCAGCAGAGATGTAGAAAGAGCCCATACTCTAATTCCACATTCTAAACTGGTTGAGTTGGAGGATTGTGGTCACTGGCTTCCTCGTGACAGAAGCCCTGAATTTATTCAAGCTTTAGATGATTTTCTTAAATGA
- a CDS encoding endonuclease NucS domain-containing protein, producing MSSEVASYIEKANEKFKENEPLEAIEYLDKAIELEQNNTKAIFLKGTGLVDLQEDEKALKCFDRVLELDPNYTDVYYNKSLVLLYLDDFEEAERYINKFLEFEPENINAIILKGLILAASDKKTVALSYFDDALNIDSNSFLALKNKGITLSELEKYKEAIESLKLALKLEPEDEDLLFYLGLSLACLNKFDEAINFYDKALNVNKHNSWVLYYKSCALADIGKEEDAIKCLDEILNFEPEFTNALTLKAELYRRLEKLDHALKCYKNVTEIDPENLDAWIGMGNVLKDIGKKEDSIRAYEKFIQVVKKNKRSDLDLQSKRVSEYLNWVKSGKTITFSPKEKPQYWQWSTRPEYFLEWDGSEKKSLEPNDSIYDPGSFWTCHKDTLAGDLILLYRAGKKNGREYMDIKYLMMARSDAYPLDDLDVEDGWNYGCDYIPLFKFKKSLKLSEMKAEPNLKGWNALGAKFHRKVYKTKDMYWKYLIDLLMKKNPDFAEFWNTFDRKKVIANIKTEKEFEDNLKENIHVLKKFGFDLKVESSQERCVGDEGYMDLLCRDKTNNDYVVIELKITKAHTSVFGQVSRYMGWVMDHKANGEAVKGIVISRGYDKKFQSALKTNPNIDHIELVDVVSELGMKLK from the coding sequence ATGAGTTCAGAAGTAGCAAGTTACATTGAAAAGGCAAATGAAAAATTCAAAGAAAATGAACCTCTTGAAGCGATAGAATACCTTGACAAAGCAATTGAATTGGAACAAAATAATACCAAAGCGATTTTCTTGAAGGGAACTGGTTTGGTAGATCTTCAAGAAGATGAAAAAGCATTAAAATGTTTTGATAGAGTTTTAGAGTTGGATCCAAATTATACTGATGTTTATTACAACAAAAGTCTTGTATTACTCTATTTGGATGATTTTGAGGAAGCAGAAAGATATATAAATAAATTTTTAGAATTTGAACCTGAAAATATCAATGCAATCATCTTAAAAGGTTTAATACTTGCAGCATCTGACAAAAAAACTGTTGCATTAAGTTATTTTGATGATGCCTTAAACATTGATTCAAATTCATTTTTAGCCCTAAAAAATAAAGGAATAACACTATCCGAGCTTGAAAAATATAAAGAGGCCATAGAATCTTTGAAACTTGCTCTAAAATTAGAACCTGAAGATGAAGATTTATTATTCTATTTAGGATTATCTTTGGCTTGTTTAAACAAATTTGATGAAGCAATTAACTTCTATGACAAAGCTTTAAATGTAAATAAACATAATTCTTGGGTTTTATATTATAAATCCTGTGCTTTAGCTGATATAGGCAAAGAAGAAGATGCAATTAAATGTTTAGATGAAATTCTAAATTTCGAACCAGAATTCACAAATGCACTCACATTGAAAGCAGAATTATACAGGCGTCTCGAAAAGTTAGATCATGCCCTGAAATGCTACAAAAACGTAACAGAAATAGATCCTGAAAATCTTGATGCATGGATCGGCATGGGAAATGTTCTGAAGGATATAGGGAAAAAAGAGGATTCAATTAGAGCTTACGAGAAATTTATCCAAGTTGTTAAGAAAAATAAACGTTCAGATCTTGATCTTCAATCTAAAAGAGTTAGTGAGTATCTTAATTGGGTTAAAAGTGGTAAAACCATAACTTTTTCACCTAAAGAAAAACCTCAATACTGGCAGTGGTCCACAAGACCAGAATATTTCCTTGAATGGGATGGAAGTGAGAAAAAATCCCTTGAACCAAATGATTCAATTTACGACCCTGGAAGCTTTTGGACATGCCACAAGGACACCCTTGCAGGAGATTTAATCCTGCTTTACAGAGCAGGTAAAAAGAACGGCAGGGAGTACATGGACATTAAATACCTCATGATGGCCAGAAGTGATGCCTACCCACTGGATGATCTCGATGTTGAGGATGGATGGAACTATGGGTGCGATTACATTCCACTTTTCAAGTTTAAAAAATCACTGAAACTCAGTGAAATGAAAGCTGAACCAAATCTCAAAGGTTGGAATGCATTAGGTGCTAAATTCCACAGGAAAGTTTACAAAACCAAGGATATGTACTGGAAATATCTCATTGATCTTTTAATGAAGAAAAATCCTGATTTTGCAGAATTCTGGAATACATTCGACAGGAAGAAGGTCATTGCCAATATAAAAACAGAAAAAGAATTTGAAGATAACCTGAAAGAGAACATCCATGTTCTGAAGAAATTTGGATTTGATCTAAAAGTTGAAAGCAGTCAGGAGCGTTGTGTTGGTGATGAAGGGTATATGGACTTACTCTGCAGGGATAAAACTAACAATGACTACGTTGTAATTGAGCTTAAAATAACAAAAGCCCATACAAGTGTATTTGGACAAGTATCCAGATACATGGGCTGGGTCATGGATCACAAAGCCAATGGTGAAGCTGTTAAGGGAATTGTGATAAGCAGAGGTTACGATAAGAAGTTCCAATCTGCACTCAAGACAAATCCAAATATTGACCATATCGAGCTGGTGGATGTTGTTTCAGAGCTTGGGATGAAGCTTAAATAA
- a CDS encoding restriction endonuclease subunit S — MEAHSWNKWKKVKLVEVAQSIKAGGTPKRTVDEYWKNGNIPWLKISDLKSTYIISSEEKVTEEGLNNSSAKLFPEGTILYSIFATLGAIGILNFESATNQAIAGIIPNNEIVDTKYLYYCLISEKKNIVAKKSRATQDNINLKILKNHEIPLPPLKTQQKIVEVLEKAEKLKEYRAEADVLTDEYLKSVFLEMFGDPANNPKKWPLKKFKDLMVGTPQNGLYKNSSYYTEGEDGLPILRIDSFYDGKIENIQNLKRIICTNEEINRFKLKNQNIVINRVNSIEYLGKCALVEDLLEETVYESNMMQIELNLSLINPVYLTKFLCTNYVHNQIINKAKKAVNQASINQKDVNSLNILLPPIALQNQFAEIVKKVEQLKKHQKQSKQEIDNLFNALMQKAFKGELTC; from the coding sequence ATGGAAGCTCATTCATGGAATAAATGGAAAAAAGTTAAATTAGTTGAGGTTGCTCAAAGTATTAAAGCAGGAGGCACACCAAAGAGGACAGTTGATGAGTATTGGAAAAATGGAAACATTCCTTGGTTAAAAATTTCCGATTTAAAAAGCACTTATATAATCTCTTCTGAGGAAAAAGTAACAGAAGAAGGTCTGAATAATTCCTCAGCAAAGTTATTTCCAGAAGGAACAATTTTATATTCGATTTTTGCTACCTTAGGTGCAATTGGGATTTTAAATTTTGAATCTGCTACAAATCAAGCAATTGCGGGGATAATTCCAAATAATGAGATTGTTGATACAAAATATTTGTATTATTGTTTGATATCGGAAAAAAAGAACATAGTGGCCAAGAAAAGTCGTGCTACTCAAGATAATATCAACTTAAAAATTTTAAAAAATCATGAAATCCCACTCCCACCCCTTAAAACCCAGCAAAAAATAGTTGAAGTCCTTGAAAAAGCTGAAAAGCTCAAGGAATACCGGGCTGAAGCTGATGTACTGACTGATGAATATTTGAAAAGTGTTTTCCTGGAGATGTTTGGGGATCCTGCTAATAATCCCAAAAAATGGCCTTTGAAAAAATTCAAAGATTTGATGGTAGGAACCCCTCAAAATGGCTTATATAAAAATTCTTCTTATTATACTGAAGGAGAAGATGGACTTCCAATTTTAAGAATAGATTCATTTTATGATGGTAAAATAGAAAATATTCAAAATTTAAAGCGTATTATTTGCACAAATGAAGAAATAAACAGATTTAAACTAAAAAATCAAAATATTGTTATTAATAGAGTTAACAGCATTGAATATTTGGGTAAATGCGCATTGGTTGAAGATCTTTTAGAAGAAACTGTGTATGAATCAAATATGATGCAAATAGAACTCAATTTATCTCTTATTAATCCAGTTTATTTGACCAAATTCTTGTGTACTAATTATGTGCACAACCAAATCATTAATAAAGCAAAAAAAGCTGTTAATCAAGCCAGCATAAACCAAAAAGATGTTAACTCCTTGAATATCTTGCTTCCACCAATCGCACTCCAAAACCAATTCGCAGAAATCGTCAAAAAAGTAGAACAACTAAAAAAACATCAAAAACAATCCAAACAGGAAATAGACAACCTCTTCAACGCCCTAATGCAGAAAGCTTTCAAAGGAGAACTCACATGTTAG
- a CDS encoding DEAD/DEAH box helicase family protein, with amino-acid sequence MSTYPENFQPKTEYQTRKELIDPVLKKVGWMDRYIKEEVNSVKSDFKNKDFILFKGNPEHNVDRFIDYLLLDEDNTPLAVIEAKRFTKNPENGRIQARTYSKDIEGQIGLNVPIFLTNSAIWRFIDEDGIERKVSGPFSQEDLKRRRELHKKWRDPAAVKVNPRIVDRPRSIKIVKELAEHFSHGHRTALVQMATGTGKTRVAMAVIDLLINANVVRNVLFVADRIALVDQTKTAGFEQFFTEPVADLRDGYKSTARLYVSTVQTLMGGKMAKMYERFSPGFFDLIVFDEAHRSIYDKNNLIQQYFDAIMIGLTATPRERESQSTYELFGCGEGKPTVEYSYDEAIRDGVLVPYHAEIIDTKVLSLGIYGLELDKRLKDQLRRQEEDPETFEVTGSDFDRIFMDDKTNELVIREFMDGCYKSDEGKPAKSIFFCASQRHARQVKKVFGELFPKLSGDVQVITSDMYRAEDEVKRFKTGSEPRIALSVGMLDTGVDIPEVCNLVFIKPVFSNVRFWQMLGRGTRNFKSCKHPEWLPNRDKKDFLIFDFTVGGYSNIRIHTQSNGVTEKDPKKSVMVQIFENRAELLSKSLTESQKELISCKVMENIDALDEASFIVREKLPVIQEIRSSNLEDYVEELKGEIAPLMILEPGANSVVSSFILKTENLFGFILERKHEDIARIRRYVSGMLRNILTKNNLNAIKDNEDKIFRAMQNDFWEDLSFEDVEFLVRELAPLMKYFEPERKEIIQSDAPDYVMSREQFVKEVEEDPKIREFLNGNNTIWKIREGQGITSPELLELERELNNLKEGLTIDNVQKHQNKDFLIFLREIIGLSRTEDPKELIEKRFTQFIVEKSHYNSRQLEFLMLLKKIFAERKHVELRDMAEPPLSDENPLELFEIGELERIVDCCNRIRMC; translated from the coding sequence ATGAGTACTTATCCTGAGAACTTCCAGCCAAAAACAGAATATCAAACAAGGAAGGAACTCATCGATCCCGTGCTGAAGAAAGTGGGCTGGATGGATAGGTACATCAAGGAAGAAGTCAACTCAGTCAAGTCAGACTTCAAAAACAAGGATTTCATTCTTTTTAAGGGCAACCCTGAACACAACGTTGACAGGTTCATTGATTATCTACTTCTGGACGAGGACAACACACCCCTGGCAGTCATCGAGGCCAAGAGGTTCACAAAAAACCCTGAAAATGGAAGGATACAGGCAAGAACCTACTCCAAGGACATTGAGGGTCAGATCGGACTGAACGTTCCTATCTTTTTAACCAACAGTGCCATCTGGCGTTTCATAGATGAAGATGGGATTGAAAGAAAGGTCAGTGGACCATTCTCCCAGGAAGACCTCAAACGCAGAAGAGAACTCCACAAAAAATGGAGAGACCCTGCAGCTGTTAAGGTAAACCCCAGAATCGTGGACAGACCCCGCAGCATCAAGATAGTCAAGGAACTGGCAGAACATTTCTCACACGGCCACAGAACAGCCCTGGTGCAGATGGCAACAGGAACAGGAAAGACAAGGGTTGCAATGGCAGTCATTGACCTTCTCATAAATGCAAACGTTGTCAGGAACGTGCTCTTCGTTGCAGACAGAATAGCACTGGTTGACCAGACAAAAACAGCAGGATTTGAACAGTTCTTCACAGAACCAGTTGCAGATCTGAGGGACGGTTATAAAAGCACAGCAAGACTCTACGTATCCACAGTACAGACACTCATGGGTGGAAAGATGGCTAAAATGTATGAAAGGTTCAGCCCGGGATTCTTCGATTTAATAGTCTTCGACGAGGCCCACCGTTCAATATACGACAAGAACAACCTCATACAGCAGTACTTCGATGCCATAATGATTGGACTCACAGCCACACCACGTGAGAGGGAGAGCCAGAGCACCTACGAACTCTTCGGCTGTGGTGAAGGCAAACCCACAGTTGAATATAGCTACGACGAGGCCATACGCGACGGTGTGCTCGTACCCTACCACGCCGAGATCATAGACACCAAGGTACTATCACTGGGTATCTACGGACTGGAACTGGACAAACGCCTTAAAGATCAGCTCAGAAGGCAAGAGGAGGACCCTGAAACCTTCGAGGTCACAGGTTCAGACTTCGACAGAATATTCATGGATGACAAGACCAACGAACTGGTGATAAGGGAGTTCATGGATGGCTGCTACAAATCTGATGAGGGAAAACCAGCCAAATCCATATTCTTCTGTGCAAGTCAGCGCCATGCACGTCAGGTTAAGAAGGTCTTCGGAGAGCTGTTCCCAAAACTTTCAGGGGATGTGCAGGTCATAACCTCAGACATGTACAGGGCAGAGGATGAGGTCAAACGGTTCAAAACAGGTTCAGAACCGAGGATAGCACTATCCGTTGGAATGCTCGACACAGGCGTGGACATACCAGAGGTCTGCAACCTGGTCTTCATAAAACCGGTTTTCTCCAATGTAAGGTTCTGGCAGATGCTCGGAAGGGGAACACGGAACTTCAAGTCATGCAAACACCCTGAATGGCTTCCAAACAGGGACAAGAAGGACTTTCTCATATTCGACTTCACGGTGGGTGGCTACTCCAACATCAGGATCCACACCCAATCCAACGGTGTGACTGAAAAGGACCCCAAAAAAAGTGTTATGGTCCAGATATTTGAAAACAGGGCAGAACTACTTTCCAAATCTCTCACAGAAAGCCAGAAGGAACTCATATCCTGTAAGGTCATGGAGAACATTGATGCACTGGATGAGGCTTCATTCATAGTCAGGGAGAAGCTGCCTGTGATACAGGAGATACGCTCCAGTAACCTTGAAGACTACGTTGAAGAACTTAAGGGGGAGATTGCACCCTTGATGATACTTGAACCCGGTGCAAACTCAGTTGTATCATCCTTCATACTCAAAACAGAGAACCTCTTCGGATTCATACTGGAGAGGAAGCATGAGGACATAGCCAGGATCAGGCGATACGTGAGCGGAATGCTCAGGAACATCCTCACCAAGAACAACCTCAACGCGATAAAGGACAATGAGGATAAAATATTCAGGGCCATGCAGAACGATTTCTGGGAGGATCTGAGCTTTGAGGATGTTGAATTCCTTGTCAGGGAACTGGCACCACTCATGAAGTACTTCGAACCAGAAAGGAAGGAGATCATTCAGAGTGATGCACCGGATTACGTTATGAGCAGGGAGCAGTTCGTGAAGGAGGTTGAAGAGGATCCCAAGATCAGGGAATTCTTAAATGGGAACAACACAATCTGGAAGATACGTGAGGGACAGGGAATCACCTCACCAGAACTCCTGGAACTTGAAAGGGAACTGAACAACCTCAAAGAGGGACTCACAATTGACAACGTCCAGAAACACCAGAACAAGGACTTTTTAATCTTCCTGAGAGAGATAATTGGTCTGAGCCGTACCGAAGACCCGAAGGAACTTATAGAGAAAAGATTCACCCAGTTCATAGTTGAAAAGAGCCACTACAACTCCAGACAACTGGAATTCTTAATGCTCCTGAAGAAGATCTTTGCAGAGCGGAAGCATGTTGAGCTGAGGGATATGGCTGAACCACCACTATCTGATGAGAATCCTCTGGAATTATTTGAGATTGGGGAGCTTGAGAGGATTGTGGATTGCTGTAACAGGATTAGGATGTGTTGA
- a CDS encoding endonuclease/exonuclease/phosphatase family protein — protein sequence MKLISLNLRFGGQRRTDSILDYLINQNADLLVLGEYKDNENGQKIKETLKKEGYSYETSADDLLGVLVASKHPFSLIKRESRLLGIELSDYNLRVLGVYVPTASKDKKFKDAVWQKILQFAQENKDIPCIITGDFNSCTKEDSMNSTQYNAAELKKLRDIGWIDSWTHYKNDASECYTWYSNIGNGFRFDYAFLSPTLAKELEVVDVRHDSKKREEKMSDHAPLIMEYSF from the coding sequence ATGAAATTAATAAGTTTAAATCTACGTTTCGGTGGTCAAAGGAGAACTGATTCTATTCTGGATTATTTAATCAATCAGAATGCAGATCTTTTAGTGTTGGGCGAATATAAGGACAATGAAAACGGACAGAAGATAAAGGAAACTCTCAAAAAGGAAGGTTACTCTTATGAAACTAGTGCTGATGATCTCCTGGGAGTTCTAGTGGCATCAAAACATCCTTTTTCTCTAATTAAAAGGGAAAGCAGATTGCTGGGAATCGAGCTTTCAGATTACAATCTAAGGGTTTTAGGTGTTTATGTGCCCACTGCAAGTAAAGATAAAAAATTCAAGGATGCCGTTTGGCAGAAAATTCTCCAATTTGCCCAGGAAAATAAAGATATTCCTTGTATAATCACCGGTGATTTTAACAGTTGCACCAAAGAAGATTCAATGAACAGCACCCAATACAATGCAGCTGAATTAAAAAAATTACGGGATATTGGCTGGATTGATTCATGGACCCACTACAAAAATGATGCCTCTGAATGTTATACTTGGTATAGTAATATTGGAAATGGATTCAGATTTGATTACGCTTTCTTATCCCCCACGTTAGCAAAAGAACTTGAAGTGGTGGATGTTAGACATGATTCTAAAAAAAGAGAAGAAAAAATGAGTGATCATGCGCCTTTAATAATGGAATATTCATTCTGA
- a CDS encoding KAP family P-loop NTPase fold protein: protein MIYDDDPIELFSEYFPEDELGRHKFAISVANSILAYKSKKSLVVGITGEWGSGKTTLINMILKQIDPNVIKTEDEGRLKRFFNKIFRTVFPNDVKEGIILFKFNPWYFSEKDQLLSYFFLELNNQLNKIEGFKDITKKLKSYSSHLLTVLGIVVFPKQTQATVGYLDKIGHFDKTEDIQSLKNDLFDSLKKKSVKILITIDDIDRLDKKEIKEIFKLIRLIGNFPNTIYLVSFDRKVVEKALEEEGISGEEYLKKIIPVMFEVPNIDKSELKDQFFEKITEIKDLTGEEESILSNLYDSGLIHFFNNLRDLKRFVNTLYFTYIPVKDDVYFADFVAITALQMFQPDLYKQIKNNKKLFTSWKSDFRDRDEIIRNINEIVYDLNDNLSPDLKKNILEYLKNIFPKLRLIYNNYDARSDAPEWAQEKRVCHESYFHRYFKFSVPEWDFSDAEMSEFLGMPNEQDFVKYLENNEKSGIILSELHWFVEKNKMNDETIDIVIGSLLRYGDLILEDPFTFGASEKIKILRILIALYNKIGYESFLKIFKTKIASDTIYTACGFSDSLIKDRKSLDPKLTSDQKDTLLKFMCSKIYDIFRFSLRNLKNPLNILYFYQINCKSAGSILSILDVDNFIILFSDIISNELSVEENLDRIKRNNLIDDMIDDIKNKLNDIKSSSDFDDLKKDHKDFLVLFEKILEKYDGPIIFDDEI from the coding sequence ATGATTTATGATGATGATCCAATCGAACTATTTTCAGAATATTTTCCAGAAGATGAATTAGGCCGTCATAAATTTGCAATTTCAGTTGCTAATTCTATTCTTGCATATAAATCTAAAAAAAGTCTTGTCGTGGGAATAACTGGAGAATGGGGTTCTGGAAAAACAACTCTTATCAACATGATCTTAAAACAGATAGATCCAAATGTAATTAAAACTGAAGATGAAGGAAGACTAAAAAGATTTTTTAATAAGATTTTTAGAACTGTATTCCCGAATGATGTTAAAGAGGGGATCATACTCTTTAAATTTAATCCATGGTATTTTTCTGAGAAAGATCAATTATTATCTTATTTTTTCTTAGAATTAAATAACCAACTTAATAAAATTGAAGGATTTAAAGATATTACAAAAAAGTTGAAATCATACTCTTCTCATTTACTCACAGTACTTGGAATAGTTGTTTTCCCTAAACAAACGCAAGCTACAGTAGGCTATTTGGATAAAATAGGTCATTTTGATAAAACTGAGGATATTCAGTCTTTAAAAAATGATTTATTTGATTCTCTTAAAAAGAAGTCAGTAAAAATATTGATTACTATTGATGATATTGATAGACTTGATAAAAAAGAGATTAAAGAAATATTTAAACTTATTAGGTTAATTGGTAATTTTCCTAACACTATTTATTTAGTATCTTTTGATAGGAAAGTTGTTGAAAAAGCATTGGAAGAAGAGGGCATTTCTGGAGAGGAATATCTTAAAAAGATCATACCTGTGATGTTTGAAGTTCCAAATATAGATAAAAGCGAACTTAAAGATCAATTTTTTGAGAAAATTACTGAAATTAAAGATTTAACTGGAGAAGAAGAAAGTATATTGAGTAACTTATATGATTCTGGTTTAATTCATTTTTTCAATAATTTAAGAGACTTAAAAAGGTTTGTTAACACTTTATACTTCACTTATATTCCTGTTAAAGATGATGTTTACTTTGCAGATTTTGTGGCAATCACAGCGTTGCAAATGTTTCAACCGGATCTTTACAAACAAATAAAGAATAATAAAAAGTTATTCACTAGTTGGAAATCTGATTTCAGAGATAGAGATGAAATAATAAGGAATATTAATGAGATAGTTTATGATCTAAATGATAATTTATCTCCGGATTTAAAGAAGAATATACTTGAATATCTAAAAAATATATTCCCAAAACTTCGTTTAATTTATAATAACTACGATGCACGTTCTGATGCTCCTGAATGGGCTCAAGAAAAAAGAGTTTGCCATGAAAGTTATTTCCATAGGTATTTCAAATTTTCTGTTCCAGAGTGGGATTTTTCAGATGCAGAAATGTCTGAGTTCTTGGGGATGCCTAATGAGCAAGATTTTGTGAAATATTTAGAAAATAACGAAAAAAGTGGAATAATACTATCTGAGCTGCATTGGTTTGTAGAAAAAAACAAAATGAATGATGAAACAATTGATATTGTAATTGGAAGTTTGTTAAGATATGGTGATCTAATTTTGGAGGATCCTTTTACATTTGGAGCAAGTGAAAAAATTAAGATACTCCGAATATTGATAGCATTATATAATAAAATTGGTTATGAATCCTTTTTGAAGATATTTAAAACAAAAATAGCCAGTGATACTATTTACACAGCATGTGGATTTTCAGATAGCTTAATTAAGGATCGAAAATCTTTAGATCCAAAATTAACTTCTGATCAAAAAGATACATTATTAAAATTTATGTGTTCCAAAATTTATGATATTTTCAGATTTTCTCTCAGAAACCTTAAAAATCCTCTAAATATTCTATACTTCTATCAAATCAACTGTAAATCTGCAGGTTCTATCCTTTCAATTTTGGACGTTGATAATTTTATTATCTTATTTTCAGATATCATTTCAAATGAGCTAAGCGTTGAAGAGAATTTAGACAGAATAAAACGTAATAATTTGATAGATGATATGATTGATGATATAAAAAATAAATTGAATGATATAAAAAGTTCAAGTGATTTTGATGATCTTAAAAAGGATCATAAAGACTTTTTAGTACTTTTTGAAAAAATTTTGGAAAAATATGATGGCCCTATTATCTTTGATGATGAAATTTAA